One Phalacrocorax aristotelis chromosome Z, bGulAri2.1, whole genome shotgun sequence DNA window includes the following coding sequences:
- the IL11RA gene encoding interleukin-11 receptor subunit alpha isoform X2, with amino-acid sequence MRSSIPGLGRVMVFLAAALASASLTVPEGWGEEGVQYGQVGTEVTLSCTGTHASSPVQWRRAGAAALPEGSAIRQGALVLPHASLATAGTYSCHSEDGDLLHAVSLRLGYLPGVPFVSCRASDYENFSCSWTSSVETFLPTRYITTYRKKSLTGEEKRRNKNGHVGPCLQDPSRPGTCTVHGSEFWSSYRLNITEVNPLGSSFRLLDVTMQAIIKPDPPEGLVVEPIPLAPRRLHVSWKYPSSWPKEPHFQLRFRLQYRPIIHRSWSVVETVNLSEVITDAFAGLEHVVQVSAKDFLDAGNWSEWSAEARATPVRDPATTVSEETTTDASLESVAEEPSQAPNPEPINRSDPLEKMAILVSLGIFAFFVLAAVLVITILIWFRVRKHSKDETKPHNFLVAATHLKTLPKAQIL; translated from the exons aTGCGCAGTTCCATCCCAGGCCTGGGCAGGGTGATGGTGTTCCTTGCGGCAGCCTTGGCATCAGCCTCCCTCACGGTCCCtgagggctggggagaggaag GTGTTCAGTATGGACAGGTGGGGACAGAGGTCACCCTTTCATGCACCGGTACCCATGCCAG ctctccagtgCAATGGAGGCGGGCGGGTGCTGCGGCACTGCCAGAGGGCTCGGCCATCAGGCAGGGAGCCCTGGTGCTGCCGCACGCCAGCTTGGCCACCGCAGGAACCTACAGCTGCCACAGCGAGGACGGTGACCTCCTGCATGCAGTGTCCCTGCGGCTGGGGT ACCTGCCGGGAGTCCCCTTTGTGTCCTGCAGAGCATCCGACTATGAGAATTTTTCCTGCTCCTGGACCTCCAGTGTGGAGACCTTCCTCCCCACCAGATACATCACGACCTACAG GAAGAAGTCACTGACAGGTGAAGAGAAGCGGAG GAACAAGAATGGGCATGTGGGGCCGTGCCTGCAGGATCCATCCCGTCCTGGCACTTGCACAGTTCATGGGTCAGAGTTCTGGAGTTCCTACCGCCTGAACATCACTGAGGTGAACCCACTAGGCTCCAGCTTCCGCCTCCTCGACGTCACCATGCAGGCCATCA TTAAGCCGGACCCTCCAGAGGGCTTGGTGGTGGAGCCCATCCCCCTGGCACCACGGCGGCTCCATGTGAGCTGGAAGTACCCCTCCTCCTGGCCCAAGGAGCCCCACTTCCAGCTCAGGTTTCGACTCCAGTACCGGCCCATCATCCACCGCTCCTGGTCTGTG GTGGAGACAGTGAACCTCTCTGAGGTGATCACAGATGCCTTTGCTGGGCTGGAGCATGTCGTCCAAGTCAGTGCCAAGGATTTCCTGGATGCGGGGAACTGGAGCGAGTGGAGTGCCGAGGCCCGGGCGACACCAGTCAGAG ACCCAGCCACCACGGTGAGTGAAGAAACCACTACAGATGCCAGCCTTGAGAGCGTGGCTGAGGAGCCCTCCCAGGCTCCCAAccctgagcccatca ACCGCAGCGATCCCCTGGAGAAGATGGCCATCCTGGTGTCCCTTGGGATCTTTGCCTTCTTCGTACTGGCTGCTGTTCTCGTCATCACCATCCTCATCTG GTTCCGGGTGAGGAAACACAGCAAGGACGAGACCAAACCCCACAACTTCTTGGTTGCTGCCACCCACTTGAAGACGCTGCCGA AGGCTCAGATCCTGTAG
- the IL11RA gene encoding interleukin-11 receptor subunit alpha isoform X1 yields the protein MRSSIPGLGRVMVFLAAALASASLTVPEGWGEEGVQYGQVGTEVTLSCTGTHASSPVQWRRAGAAALPEGSAIRQGALVLPHASLATAGTYSCHSEDGDLLHAVSLRLGYLPGVPFVSCRASDYENFSCSWTSSVETFLPTRYITTYRKKSLTGEEKRRNKNGHVGPCLQDPSRPGTCTVHGSEFWSSYRLNITEVNPLGSSFRLLDVTMQAIIKPDPPEGLVVEPIPLAPRRLHVSWKYPSSWPKEPHFQLRFRLQYRPIIHRSWSVVETVNLSEVITDAFAGLEHVVQVSAKDFLDAGNWSEWSAEARATPVRDPATTVSEETTTDASLESVAEEPSQAPNPEPINRSDPLEKMAILVSLGIFAFFVLAAVLVITILIWFRVRKHSKDETKPHNFLVAATHLKTLPTEAQIL from the exons aTGCGCAGTTCCATCCCAGGCCTGGGCAGGGTGATGGTGTTCCTTGCGGCAGCCTTGGCATCAGCCTCCCTCACGGTCCCtgagggctggggagaggaag GTGTTCAGTATGGACAGGTGGGGACAGAGGTCACCCTTTCATGCACCGGTACCCATGCCAG ctctccagtgCAATGGAGGCGGGCGGGTGCTGCGGCACTGCCAGAGGGCTCGGCCATCAGGCAGGGAGCCCTGGTGCTGCCGCACGCCAGCTTGGCCACCGCAGGAACCTACAGCTGCCACAGCGAGGACGGTGACCTCCTGCATGCAGTGTCCCTGCGGCTGGGGT ACCTGCCGGGAGTCCCCTTTGTGTCCTGCAGAGCATCCGACTATGAGAATTTTTCCTGCTCCTGGACCTCCAGTGTGGAGACCTTCCTCCCCACCAGATACATCACGACCTACAG GAAGAAGTCACTGACAGGTGAAGAGAAGCGGAG GAACAAGAATGGGCATGTGGGGCCGTGCCTGCAGGATCCATCCCGTCCTGGCACTTGCACAGTTCATGGGTCAGAGTTCTGGAGTTCCTACCGCCTGAACATCACTGAGGTGAACCCACTAGGCTCCAGCTTCCGCCTCCTCGACGTCACCATGCAGGCCATCA TTAAGCCGGACCCTCCAGAGGGCTTGGTGGTGGAGCCCATCCCCCTGGCACCACGGCGGCTCCATGTGAGCTGGAAGTACCCCTCCTCCTGGCCCAAGGAGCCCCACTTCCAGCTCAGGTTTCGACTCCAGTACCGGCCCATCATCCACCGCTCCTGGTCTGTG GTGGAGACAGTGAACCTCTCTGAGGTGATCACAGATGCCTTTGCTGGGCTGGAGCATGTCGTCCAAGTCAGTGCCAAGGATTTCCTGGATGCGGGGAACTGGAGCGAGTGGAGTGCCGAGGCCCGGGCGACACCAGTCAGAG ACCCAGCCACCACGGTGAGTGAAGAAACCACTACAGATGCCAGCCTTGAGAGCGTGGCTGAGGAGCCCTCCCAGGCTCCCAAccctgagcccatca ACCGCAGCGATCCCCTGGAGAAGATGGCCATCCTGGTGTCCCTTGGGATCTTTGCCTTCTTCGTACTGGCTGCTGTTCTCGTCATCACCATCCTCATCTG GTTCCGGGTGAGGAAACACAGCAAGGACGAGACCAAACCCCACAACTTCTTGGTTGCTGCCACCCACTTGAAGACGCTGCCGA CAGAGGCTCAGATCCTGTAG